From Cannabis sativa cultivar Pink pepper isolate KNU-18-1 chromosome 8, ASM2916894v1, whole genome shotgun sequence, a single genomic window includes:
- the LOC115698608 gene encoding uncharacterized protein LOC115698608 produces MWKHYKKSKAWIRPQFRILLAVVSCLTSLILLLVFLCSNNAQESTKSPLGLQNQKWNSFESVVQFHPTMAFRNGTDVIWQVPNSPKAVLFLAHGCDGQALNFWDKSPDCSNCIGLPEERLIVLHALSRKFAVLTMSSAGRCWSMGKEIMIAKDIIRWWVEKQGLEKLPLVAMGASSGGYFVSVLATELDFSSIALMIAEGVFERIETKENYPPTMFVHMPKDSIRQRKIDKTMELIRHKGAEVAEVKCIEFALSPQFLADRIPGIDHSVSAKLFELFKLKGFVDENGYMRNDGRKTRWKKAVKEDESISIDEHLLHPIQEELNLAFAFHEMTSLAFEQILDWFESHFS; encoded by the coding sequence ATGTGGAAGCACTATAAAAAATCCAAGGCATGGATTAGGCCACAATTTCGAATTCTTCTGGCTGTGGTCTCTTGTCTTACTTCACTGATTCTGTTGTTAGTATTTTTATGTTCCAACAATGCTCAGGAATCGACCAAGTCACCATTGGGACTTCAAAATCAAAAATGGAATAGCTTTGAGTCAGTGGTGCAGTTTCATCCTACCATGGCTTTTCGAAATGGTACAGATGTAATATGGCAAGTGCCCAATTCACCAAAAGCTGTTCTCTTTCTTGCTCATGGATGTGATGGTCAAGCTCTTAACTTTTGGGACAAATCTCCTGACTGTTCTAATTGCATTGGTTTGCCAGAAGAAAGGTTGATTGTGCTTCATGCTCTTTCTCGAAAATTTGCTGTACTTACAATGTCTAGTGCTGGGAGATGCTGGTCAATGGGGAAGGAGATAATGATTGCTAAAGACATTATAAGATGGTGGGTTGAGAAACAAGGATTAGAGAAGCTTCCTCTTGTGGCCATGGGAGCCTCATCAGGGGGATACTTTGTTTCTGTGCTTGCAACAGAGTTGGATTTCTCTAGTATTGCACTTATGATTGCTGAAGGTGTGTTTGAAAGAATTGAAACCAAGGAGAACTATCCACCCACCATGTTTGTCCACATGCCAAAAGATAGTATCAGGCAGCGAAAGATTGATAAAACCATGGAGCTTATAAGGCATAAAGGTGCTGAAGTTGCAGAGGTCAAGTGCATTGAGTTCGCATTGTCACCACAGTTTTTGGCTGACAGAATCCCAGGTATTGATCATTCTGTTTCTGCTAAATTGTTTGAACTCTTCAAGCTCAAAGGGTTTGTTGATGAAAATGGATACATGAGAAATGATGGACGTAAAACGCGTTGGAAGAAAGCAGTGAAAGAAGATGAAAGTATTTCGATAGATGAGCATTTGTTGCATCCCATTCAGGAGGAACTGAATCTTGCTTTTGCATTCCATGAAATGACTAGTTTGGCTTTTGAACAAATCCTTGATTGGTTTGAGTCACATTTTAGCTGA